The following nucleotide sequence is from Peribacillus sp. ACCC06369.
GCATAGAAGATGTCGGGGCGGAAATATCCCGTTTTAAGGAAGCTATTCAAAAGTCAACAGTTGAATTGGAGATAATCAGGGAAAAAGCCGAAAAGGACTTAGGGGCCGATAAAGCCGCTATTTTTGACGCGCACCTGCTTGTTTTGGCTGATCCGGAACTTATCACTCCAATTCAAGATAAAATACAATCGGAAAACGTCAACGCTGAGTTTTCCTTAAATGAAACCGCAAGCATGTTCATTACGATGTTTGAACAAATGGATAATGAATACATGAAGGAACGTGCAGCGGATATCCGTGACGTTACGAAACGGGTGTTGTCACATCTTTTAGGTGTTCATATTCCAAATCCAAGCATGATTGCTGAAGAAGTGATCATCATTGCGGAGGATTTGACTCCTTCCGATACAGCACAATTGAATCCGGCTTACGTCAAAGGATTTACGACCGATATCGGTGGACGTACATCCCATTCAGCCATAATGGCGCGTTCATTGGAAATTCCAGCAGTCGTTGGAGCAAAGTCAGTAACCTCGTCCATTGAAAATGGTGACTTGGTCATTATTGATGGCTTAAAGGGTGAAGTGCACATCAATCCTACTCCTGAACTCGTGAAACGCTACGAAGAGGAACAGGAAGCATATGCTTTGCAAAAGGCTGAGTGGGCGAAACTGGTTCATGAACAAACTGTTACAAAAGATGGTCATCATGTGGAATTGGCTGCCAATATCGGTACGCCGAAAGATCTAGAGGGCGTTCATCAAAATGGCGGTGAAGGCATCGGGTTATACCGTACGGAATTTCTTTATATGGGCAGAAATGACTTTCCGAGTGAAGAAGAACAGTTCGAGGCATACAAAGCGGTGCTGGAAGGAATGTCAGGAAAGCCTGTAGTCGTCAGAACGCTTGACATAGGCGGAGACAAGGAGTTACCTTATCTAGAGCTTCCTAAGGAAATGAATCCTTTCCTTGGTTACCGTGCGATTCGCCTCTGCTTAAATGAGCAGGAGATTTTCCGGACCCAGCTCCGTGCCCTGCTTCGTGCAAGCATTTACGGTGATTTGAAAATCATGTTCCCGATGATTGCAACATTAGCTGAATTCCGCGAAGCAAAAGCCGTCTTGGCTGAAGTTAGACAGGAATTGCTTGATAATGGTGTTCAAGTTGCCGAAAAAATTGAAGTCGGAATTATGGTTGAAATCCCTTCAACTGCTGTGATGGCTGATATATTTGCTAAGGAAGTCGATTTCTTCAGCATAGGCACTAATGACTTGATTCAGTATACGATGGCCGCTGACCGAATGAATGAGAGAGTATCTTATTTATACCAACCATATAATCCAGCGATTTTACGCCTTGTTAAAATGGTTATAGATGCAGCTCATAAAGAAGGGAAATGGGCCGGGATGTGCGGTGAAATGGCTGGAGATGAAGTGGCTATCCCGATCTTGATCGGAATGGGCCTTGATGAATTCTCAATGAGTGCCACTTCCATTTTAAAAGCACGTTCCTTAATCAGCCAACTTTCGCTTGAAGAGATGAAAAAACTATCTCAGGAAGTTTTAGTGCTGGATACGAATGATAATGTGAAAGAAGCGGTAGTTAACGCTTTGAAGCAATAAATAAATGATATAAACGGCACCCCATCCCCTTCGGATCGGGTGCTTTCCTGTAATTTATTCTTAACATTTTGCTAAAGAATGTTTATTGCAACAAAATGGGGGTAAATAAAAAGCAAGCACAGTTGTTTGGTTCTATTAGGGCAGCTGACATTCTCATTTCCCCCTTTGTCGCCGGTTGGTTTATCCAACCGGCAATTTTTTGAGTTTAACCACAGGGAATAAAAAAAACCAGAGAATGATTATTCAGATTTTTCACATTTCGATTATGACGATATAATGGAATTATTATTTTATTTTACGAAATGGAGGATATGATATTTTATGGAATTACATTTGGAAAAGAAAAATGCTTTGATTTTAGCTTCAAGCCAAGGTTTGGGAAAGGCGATGGCAGCAGAATTGGTAAAAGAAGGAGCAAATGTCATGCTAGCCAGCCGTGATGGTGAAAAGCTTGCCGCCGTGCAAAGGGAATTATCACAGCTTGGGGCTGGTAAAGTGGCTTATATGGTAACGGATATAACAAAGGCTGAAGATATTAAAAGCTTGGTTGGGAAAACTGTTGAAGAGTTGGGCGGTATCGACATTCTTATTAATAACGCCGGTGGGCCCCCAGGGGGATCATTTACAGATTTCAATGATGAAGAATGGCAACAATCTTTCGAACTTAATTTACTAAGCTTCATAAGGACGATTCGTGAGAGCTTGCCGCATCTAAAAAAACAGGGCGGAAAAATCGTAAATATTGCATCTTCATCCATTAAGGAACCGATTCCTGGATTGATATTATCGAATACATTCCGGACTGCAATCGTGGGGTTGTCAAAGACGTTAGCTTCCGAGTTAGCTCCAGACCGGATTTTGGTCAATACAGTTGGTCCTGGAAGGATTGCAACGGACCGCGTTCAGCACCTTGATAAAATGAATGCAGAAAAACAAGGCGTCTCACCTGAGAAGGTCACTGAACAATCCATCAATAAAATCCCACTTGGCCGTTATGGGGAACCCGAGGAATTTGCCAAGTTCGTTACTTTCCTTGTTTCAGGTGCTAATACATATTTAACTGGCCAGTCCTATTTAGTTGACGGAGGAATGATAAAGTCCATTTAACGTTTTAAACAAAATGATTGGGAGGAATTTGCAGTGACGCAATCGAACGATGTGATCGGATTCATAGGTTTGGGAGTTATGGGAAAAAGTATGGCGGCCAATTTACTTAAAGCAGGATTTGAGGTATTCGTTTATACAAGGACGGAAGCAAAGGCAAGTGAACTTCTCTCACTGGGTGCAAAGTGGGCATCTGAACCTAAGGAAATCGCACAGAAAGCAAATGTGATCATTTCAATGGTAGGATATCCTAGCGATGTGGAAGAAATTTATCTTGGGGAAAATGGTCTTATCAAGAATGGGAAAAAAGGAGCCCATTTAATCGATATGACTACCTCCACACCATCCTTGGCCGTGAGAATAGCAGAGGAAGCCAAGAAAAGAGGAATGGAATCATTGGATGCACCGGTTTCTGGAGGGGATATCGGTGCTCGTGATGCGAAGCTTACGATAATGGTTGGCGGCGATAGTGAGGCGTTTGAAGCGGTCCGGCACATTTTTGATACCCTGGGCAGTAATGTTGTCCACCAAGGCCCTGCTGGGTCAGGACAGCATACGAAAATGTGCAATCAAATTGCCATTGCATCTAATATGATCGGAGTAACTGAAGCGATTTCTTATGCCAAAAAGGCGGGGTTGGATCCGGACCAGGTTCTGAGAAGCATATCATCGGGTTCTGCCGGAAGCTGGTCACTGTCCAATCTTGTGCCGCGAATGGTCAAAGGGGATTTTGAACCAGGTTTTTATATCAAGCATTTTATTAAGGATATGAAAATTGCACTTGATGAAGCTGAAAGGATGGGAATGGAGGCTCCGGGGTTAAGCCTGAGCAAATCCCTATATGAGGGGCTGGCAGAAGCTGGTGAGGAAAATAGCGGTACCCAGGCATTATATAAACACTATAATTAAGTGCTAGCATATCTTTTTCATGAATAAGCTGATAGCGACAGCCTTTACAAAAAGGAGTGATCGTTATGGGCGAATTCGATGATATCAATATGAAATTCCAGGAATTAGAAGATGGTCGATATATTGTCAGGATTGAAGGGTATAAACGCGAGAAAACCATTCATCAAACAAAGCCCATTCGTTGGGATCTGAAATTAATGAATGAAAGTCCGCTAATCTTGCCGGTGAAATTCAGTCATATCGAAACGAATGCCGGCTTCCAGATCCTGATGCGCGAATTGAAAAGTTTAGGTCTTTCAAAGCCGCGCTCCGCAAAGGAATTTGAAGAAGTGATGGCTGATTTACTTGGGTCCATCGTTGAAGTGAGCCTTACCACGACGAATAAGGAAGAGGGATATCGGGAAATTCGTTTTTTACGGAGATTGTATTAGTTGTCCGACATGGTGTAATGCAATCAGTAGCTGAAATCTTCGAGAATAGGAAAGTGGCCTTCAATGGTTTTATTGAAGGCCACTTTTTTGTCCGGTTCAATCAAGCTAAAAATGCTTCTATACGGTCCAAAGCCTTTTCAAGGGTTTCCATTGAATAGGCATAGGATATCCTAAAGTACCCTTCGCCAAGTGGAGAGAAAGCATCTCCAGGGACTACCGCCACTTTTTCCTGTTTAACAAGCTTGAGGCAAAAGTCGAGGGAGGTGGTGTAGCCTTTCGGAAGCTTTATAAAGAAATAAAAGGCACCATTTGGTTTGATTATTTCCAGTTTCATCGCTTGTAAACGACTGTATACGTATTCACGTCTCCGTGCATACTCTGTCTTCATGGGAATGGCATCATCCTTACCTGCGGTCAAGGCAGCCAACGCAGCTCTCTGCGATATGGAGGAGGCACAAGTCACATTGTATTGATGGACCTTCAGGATATGCTGAGACACGGCTGCAGGCGCAAACAGAAGGCCGATTCTCCACCCGGTCATGGAATGGGACTTGGACAAACCGTTCAGGACGATGGTTTGTTCTTTTAAGAACGTGGCAATCGATACATGTTCCTGATCGAATACAAGTTCACTGTATATTTCATCCGCCAATATAAAGATGTCCTTGCCCCTTACCAGTTCGGCAATGTCCAATAATTCTTTGGAAGACAACGTAACCCCAGTCGGATTCGATGGATATGGCAGGACGATGCAACGAGTTTGATCAGTTATGTACTTTTCAATTATATCTGCAGTCAAACGAAATCCATTTTTTGTTGTATCGGCATAAATCGGGTTTGCACCGCACATTTTGATGATGGGTTCGTATCCTGGATAGACCGGCCCTGGTAATATTACTTCGTTCCCTGGGATGAGGATCGTTCGAAAGGTAATGTCAATGCCTTCACTTGCACCCGAGGTCACTATAACTTCATTCGATGGATCATAACTAAGCTTGTATTTATCCTTTACATATTCAGAAGCAGCTTCCCTTAATTCCTGATAGCCGGCATTGTGAGTATAAACGGTATAATTATTATCGATTGCTTGTTTTGCCGCTTCTTTAATATGCATTGGAGTTGGAAAGTCAGGCTGTCCTATCGTTAAGGAAATGGTGCCTTCGATTTCAGCGACCATATTGTAGAATTTACGGATCCCTGATATTTGAACTTCTTTTACTAGAGGGTTTATTAAATGTTCCACTATGAATATCCTCCCTTTTCATACTTCATGAGATTATGTACTATGTTTGACGGATTCATTCTATTTTATCATTTAGTTTGGATGGGGGAGAAATACTTTTTGAGATTAATGAAATAAAGGTATAATGAATGATAAGAAAAATTTGAGGGTTGATACATATGATAAGGACTTGCGCAATTACTTCTAACCAAGAAGTCAGTTTTGGTTTGCCGCTATCAGAAATGGATAATACGGATATCGAGTGGTATTGGGTGGATTTTTCCAACCCCACAAACAAGGAGATCGAACTTTTATCCAATCATTTTCACTTTCATCCGCTGGCAATTGAAGACTGCCTGGATGATTTTAACCAACGTCCCAAAATGGATTTTTATGAGGACTACCAATTTCTTGTGATTCATGCTCTCAGGCAGAAGGTATTTAGAGCAGTTGAATTGGATATGTTTGTTGGTGAAAAATGGATTGTCACTTTTCATAAGGAAGAAATGCTTGAACTTGAAAAGGTGTGGGAAGAAATTCCTGGAAATAAAATGTTGAAGCAAGGTCCCTTTTTCTTGATGCACAGGATAATTGACAGGATCGTCGATGAATTTTTCCCTCCTGTGTATAAAATGGAAAGCGAATTGGGGAGCATTGAGGACAATACTGAAAATGAAACGATAAACGAATTGATGGATCAGCTATTCGATTTACGAACGGATATGTCCAGGCTCCGTCGGACCATTTTACCGATGCGTGATTTATTATACAGGATGATTTCATCAGAGCGTCTGAATTACTTAAAAGATCAGCACCTGTATTTTACTGATGTGTACGATCATCTTCTTAAATTAACTGAAATGCTGGAATCTTACCGAGATTTCTCCTCCGATATCCGGGATAGTTATTTGTCGGTGAACTCTAATAATATGAATTCAACGATGATGACATTGACTGTAATCACTACAATTTTCATGCCGCTGACCTTCATAGTAGGCGTATATGGGATGAATTTTCAATACATGCCGGAATTGAATTGGCACTATGGCTATTTCCTCGTCCTTGGAATGATGGGCGGAATTGCTTTGATGATGTTTTTATTCTTTGTTA
It contains:
- a CDS encoding SDR family oxidoreductase produces the protein MELHLEKKNALILASSQGLGKAMAAELVKEGANVMLASRDGEKLAAVQRELSQLGAGKVAYMVTDITKAEDIKSLVGKTVEELGGIDILINNAGGPPGGSFTDFNDEEWQQSFELNLLSFIRTIRESLPHLKKQGGKIVNIASSSIKEPIPGLILSNTFRTAIVGLSKTLASELAPDRILVNTVGPGRIATDRVQHLDKMNAEKQGVSPEKVTEQSINKIPLGRYGEPEEFAKFVTFLVSGANTYLTGQSYLVDGGMIKSI
- the corA gene encoding magnesium/cobalt transporter CorA; the protein is MIRTCAITSNQEVSFGLPLSEMDNTDIEWYWVDFSNPTNKEIELLSNHFHFHPLAIEDCLDDFNQRPKMDFYEDYQFLVIHALRQKVFRAVELDMFVGEKWIVTFHKEEMLELEKVWEEIPGNKMLKQGPFFLMHRIIDRIVDEFFPPVYKMESELGSIEDNTENETINELMDQLFDLRTDMSRLRRTILPMRDLLYRMISSERLNYLKDQHLYFTDVYDHLLKLTEMLESYRDFSSDIRDSYLSVNSNNMNSTMMTLTVITTIFMPLTFIVGVYGMNFQYMPELNWHYGYFLVLGMMGGIALMMFLFFVKKGWLTPRKRSRKS
- the ptsP gene encoding phosphoenolpyruvate--protein phosphotransferase, whose protein sequence is MSTLISGIAASNGIAIAKAYRLTEPDLSIEKRSIEDVGAEISRFKEAIQKSTVELEIIREKAEKDLGADKAAIFDAHLLVLADPELITPIQDKIQSENVNAEFSLNETASMFITMFEQMDNEYMKERAADIRDVTKRVLSHLLGVHIPNPSMIAEEVIIIAEDLTPSDTAQLNPAYVKGFTTDIGGRTSHSAIMARSLEIPAVVGAKSVTSSIENGDLVIIDGLKGEVHINPTPELVKRYEEEQEAYALQKAEWAKLVHEQTVTKDGHHVELAANIGTPKDLEGVHQNGGEGIGLYRTEFLYMGRNDFPSEEEQFEAYKAVLEGMSGKPVVVRTLDIGGDKELPYLELPKEMNPFLGYRAIRLCLNEQEIFRTQLRALLRASIYGDLKIMFPMIATLAEFREAKAVLAEVRQELLDNGVQVAEKIEVGIMVEIPSTAVMADIFAKEVDFFSIGTNDLIQYTMAADRMNERVSYLYQPYNPAILRLVKMVIDAAHKEGKWAGMCGEMAGDEVAIPILIGMGLDEFSMSATSILKARSLISQLSLEEMKKLSQEVLVLDTNDNVKEAVVNALKQ
- a CDS encoding aminotransferase A, with the translated sequence MEHLINPLVKEVQISGIRKFYNMVAEIEGTISLTIGQPDFPTPMHIKEAAKQAIDNNYTVYTHNAGYQELREAASEYVKDKYKLSYDPSNEVIVTSGASEGIDITFRTILIPGNEVILPGPVYPGYEPIIKMCGANPIYADTTKNGFRLTADIIEKYITDQTRCIVLPYPSNPTGVTLSSKELLDIAELVRGKDIFILADEIYSELVFDQEHVSIATFLKEQTIVLNGLSKSHSMTGWRIGLLFAPAAVSQHILKVHQYNVTCASSISQRAALAALTAGKDDAIPMKTEYARRREYVYSRLQAMKLEIIKPNGAFYFFIKLPKGYTTSLDFCLKLVKQEKVAVVPGDAFSPLGEGYFRISYAYSMETLEKALDRIEAFLA